The Egibacteraceae bacterium nucleotide sequence ACCAAGCCGTCGCGTCCCTGCGCGGGCGGCTGCGCCGGGACGACGCGGTGCTGGTCAAGGCCAGCCGCTCCGTCGGCCTGGAGCACCTCCCCGACGCCCTGGCGGGTGAGGGTCCGTGAGAGCCATCCTCGTCGCCGCCAGCGTGTCGTTGGTCCTCTCGCTGGTGGGCACCCCGATCGTCATCCGGTTCTTCCGCAGCCGCGGGTACGGCCAGCTGATCCGCGACGACGGTCCCAAGGCCCACCACGCCAAGCGCGGCACCCCGACCATGGGGGGGACCGCGATCATCCTGTCGGCCATCGTGGGCTACTTCGTCGCCACGCTGACGCTCGGCCCGAGGCTCTCGGCCGGGGGACTGCTGGCCATCGGGGTGTTCGCCGGCATGGGCGCGGTCGGGTTCATGGACGACTACATCAAGATCCGGCGCAACCGGAGCCTCGGGCTCACCAAGACCGCGAAGTTCGGGGGCCAGGCGCTGGTCGCCGGGTTGTTCGCGTTCGGCGCGCAGTACGTCGCGGAGACGTCCACCCAGCTGTCCTTCATCGGCCCGACGGACCTGGACTTCGGCCGCTTCTTCGTGCTCTGGGCCTTCATCATCCTCGCGGCGACCTCCAACGCGGTGAACCTGACCGACGGGCTCGACGGGCTCGCCGCCGGCACGGGCGCCGCCATCTTCGGGGCGTACACGGTCATCGCGTTCTGGATCTTTCGCAACGAGGCGCAGTACAGCGTCGAGGCGGCGCTGCACGCGCAGGCGCTGGCGATCGCGGCGGCGGCGGCGACCGGAGCCGCGCTCGGCTTCCTCTGGTGGAACGCGCCGCCCGCCCGGATCTTCATGGGCGACACCGGCTCCCTGGCGATCGGTGGGATGCTCGCCGCCCTCGCCGTCATGACCGAGACCGAGCTGCTGCTGATCCTGCTCGGCGGGCTGTTCGTGGTGGAGACCGCCAGCGTCATCCTGCAGGTTGCGAGCTTCCGCCTGACCGGCAGGCGCATCTTCCGGATGGCGCCGCTGCACCACCACTTCGAGCTGATGGGCTGGCAAGAGGTCACCGTGATCGTGCGGTTCTGGATCATCGCCGGCCTGTCGGTGGCCTTCGGCCTCGGCGTCTTCTACGCCGACTACCTGACCAGGCCGGGGGCGATCGGATGAGCGTCCCCACCATCGGGTTGCAGGGCACCCGGGTGCTGGTCATCGGCCTCGGGGCCTCCGGGCGGGCTGCCGTCGACGCGCTGGCAGGCGCCGGGGCCGACCGGGTGACCGTCGTCGACACGCGCACGGACCCGGGCACGGAGCAGCACGCCGCCACCCTGCGGGGGGCCGGGATGGATGCCCGCTCGGGGGTGGCCGATCCGGCCGTCCTGCACGGCATCGACGTGGTCGTCGCGAGCCCGGGCCTGGCACCGAGCAACCCGCTGCTCGCCGCGGCGATCGCCTCCGGTCAACGGGTGTGGAGCGAACCGGAGCTCGCCTGGCGGCTGAACGGGGAACGCACCCGGCTGGTCGCCGTGACCGGGACCAACGGCAAGACCTCCACCACCGAGCTGCTCGCCGCATGCCTCGGCGCACCGGTCGGCGGGAACATCGGCACGCCGCTGTCCGCCCTGCTGACGGGGCCCACCCCGCCCCCCCTGGTCGTCGCCGAGCTGTCGAGCTTCCAGCTGCGCTTCACCGAACGGCTGCGGCCGGACGTGGCGGTGCTCCTGAACGTCGCGCCCGACCACCTCGACTGGCACGGCGGCTTCGAGGACTACGTCGCGGCCAAGGCCAGGGTGTGGGCCTGCCAGCGCCGGGCCGGCGCTCCCGGCCTGCAGGGATGCGACTGGGCCGTGGTGGGCGTCGACGACCCCGGGGCACGCGCCGCCCTGGACACCCATCCCGCCCCCGCCGGCGTGGTCGGCACGACCACCGGGCCCCCGGCTTCCGGCCAGGTGGGTGTCGTGGAGGGCGCGATCGTGAGCCGGTTGGCGGGCGACACCATCGTGACCGCCATCGCCGATCTCGCCGCCCCCGGCCCGCACAACCTGGCCAACGCCGTGGCCGCGGTCGCCGCCGCCCAGTGCGCCGGCGCCGACCCGGCCGACCTGGCCCGCCCGTTGGCGTCCTTCCGGCCGGGACCCCACCGGCTGGAGCACGTGGCCACGGTGCGCGGGGTCCACTACGTCAACGACTCCAAGGCCACCAACCCGCATGCCGCTGCGGCGGCGCTGGCCAGCGTGGAGACGCCGGTCGAGCCGTCCGTGGTCTGGATCGCCGGCGGGCTCGGCAAGGGCCTCGCGTTCTCGTCCCTGGCGGCACCGGTGCGCGAGCACGTCCGCACCGCGGTCACCATCGGCCACAGCGGTCCGGAGATCGCGGCGCTGACCCGGGACCTCGGGGTCGCCACCGTGGAGGCCGGAACCCTGGCCGAGGCCGTCCCGGCCGCTGCTGCCCGGGCTCGGCCCGGCGACACGGTGCTGCTGGCGCCCGCCTGCGCGTCAATGGACCAGTTCACCGACTACGCGCACCGCGGTCAGGTCTTCCGGGACGCGGTCGCGGCACTCGCCGACCGGGCACACGAGGAGGGCGCTCGTGGCTGCTGATGCGCCCCGCCGCACCGCCCCCCGCCAGTCACGGCAGGTCCGCGGGCCGGCCACGGGATGGCCGCGCGAGTTCGCCGTGCTGGCCGTCGCCGTCACCACGCTGCTCGTCCTGGGGCTCGTGATGACGTTCTCCTCCTCGTTCGTGCGCTCCGCGGCGGACACGGGTGACGCCTTCGGCATCTTCCAACGCCAGCTGATGGCCGCCGTGGTGGGGGTGCCGCTGCTCGTCGGGGCGGCGCTGGTCGACTACCGGGTGTGGCGCCGCCTGGCACCCTGGCTGCTGCTCGCCTCGGTGGTCTTGGGTGTGATCGTCCTCCTGCCGGGGGTGGGCATCATGGCGCACGGGGCTCGGCGCTGGATCGACCTCGGGCCGATCACCTTCCAGCCCACCGAGCTGATGAAGCTGGCTGTGCCCCTGTTCCTCGCGCACGTGCTCGCCCGACGGTGGACGAACCTGCGCGCGGGGGACGTGTGGGGGCTGCTCATGCCGGCGGGCCCGCTCCTCCTCGGCGTGGCCCTGCTGGTCATGGGCCAGCCCGACCTGGAGACCGCCGCGTTGATCGTGGTCATCGGGGGCATGGTGCTGTTCGCCGCCGGCCTGCCGGGGCGGGTTGTCGTCGGCGCGGCCGGGTGCGCGGTGCTCCTGGGGGCTGTCGCCATCGCGAGCACCCCGTTCCGGCGCCAGCGCATGCTCGCGTGGGTCGATCCCACGAGCCACCCGACCGACCTCGGATGGCAGACCTTGCAGGGCTACATCGCGCTCGGCTCGGGCGGGGTCTTCGGGCGGGGGCTCGGCCAGGGGCGCGGCCAGTGGCTGTACGTGCCCAACGCCCACACCGACTTCATCTTCGCGATCATCGGCGAGGAGCTCGGCCTGATCGGGGCGCTGACCGTGCTGGGGTTGTTCTCCGTCGTGGCGGTGGTCGGCTTCCGGGTCGCCCGGCTGGCCCCGGACCCGTTCGGGCGGCTGGTCGCCACGGCCATCACCGGCTGGATCCTGTTGCAGGCGGGGATGAACATGGGTTCGGTGGTCGGGTTGCTGCCGGTCACGGGGGTCACCCTCCCGCTGATCAGCTTCGGCGGCTCCTCGCTGATCATCACGCTGCTCGGGCTGGGCATCCTGCTGTCCGTCGCCCGCCACGCGACCGTCCCCACCGGGGATCCGCGATGAGCGGGCGGGTCCTGATCGCCGGTGGGGGCACCGGCGGGCACGTCTTCCCGTCCCTTGCGGTGGCGACCGCCCTGCGCGACACCGGCCTCGAGGTGGAGTTCATCGGGACGTCGCAGGGCCTCGAGGCCCGGCTGGTGCCCGAAGCCGGCTGGACGCTGCACCGCGTCGACACGGCCCCGCTCGCCCGCAAGGCGTCGCTGTCGACCCTGCGCCTGCCGTTCGTGGTCCTGCGGGCGATGCGCCAGGCCGTGGGCATCATCCGGGAACGCGAGGTGACCGCCGCGTGCGTGTTCGGCGGGTACGCATCGGTCCCGCTGGCGTTGGCCGCCCGGCGCACGAAGATCCCCCTGGTGGTCCACGAGCAGAACGCCATCCCCGGGCTGGCCAACCGCCTGGCCGCGCAGTGGGCGACGGCGGTGGCGGTCAGCGTGCCCGGCAGCGG carries:
- the ftsW gene encoding putative lipid II flippase FtsW is translated as MAADAPRRTAPRQSRQVRGPATGWPREFAVLAVAVTTLLVLGLVMTFSSSFVRSAADTGDAFGIFQRQLMAAVVGVPLLVGAALVDYRVWRRLAPWLLLASVVLGVIVLLPGVGIMAHGARRWIDLGPITFQPTELMKLAVPLFLAHVLARRWTNLRAGDVWGLLMPAGPLLLGVALLVMGQPDLETAALIVVIGGMVLFAAGLPGRVVVGAAGCAVLLGAVAIASTPFRRQRMLAWVDPTSHPTDLGWQTLQGYIALGSGGVFGRGLGQGRGQWLYVPNAHTDFIFAIIGEELGLIGALTVLGLFSVVAVVGFRVARLAPDPFGRLVATAITGWILLQAGMNMGSVVGLLPVTGVTLPLISFGGSSLIITLLGLGILLSVARHATVPTGDPR
- the murD gene encoding UDP-N-acetylmuramoyl-L-alanine--D-glutamate ligase produces the protein MSVPTIGLQGTRVLVIGLGASGRAAVDALAGAGADRVTVVDTRTDPGTEQHAATLRGAGMDARSGVADPAVLHGIDVVVASPGLAPSNPLLAAAIASGQRVWSEPELAWRLNGERTRLVAVTGTNGKTSTTELLAACLGAPVGGNIGTPLSALLTGPTPPPLVVAELSSFQLRFTERLRPDVAVLLNVAPDHLDWHGGFEDYVAAKARVWACQRRAGAPGLQGCDWAVVGVDDPGARAALDTHPAPAGVVGTTTGPPASGQVGVVEGAIVSRLAGDTIVTAIADLAAPGPHNLANAVAAVAAAQCAGADPADLARPLASFRPGPHRLEHVATVRGVHYVNDSKATNPHAAAAALASVETPVEPSVVWIAGGLGKGLAFSSLAAPVREHVRTAVTIGHSGPEIAALTRDLGVATVEAGTLAEAVPAAAARARPGDTVLLAPACASMDQFTDYAHRGQVFRDAVAALADRAHEEGARGC
- the mraY gene encoding phospho-N-acetylmuramoyl-pentapeptide-transferase translates to MRAILVAASVSLVLSLVGTPIVIRFFRSRGYGQLIRDDGPKAHHAKRGTPTMGGTAIILSAIVGYFVATLTLGPRLSAGGLLAIGVFAGMGAVGFMDDYIKIRRNRSLGLTKTAKFGGQALVAGLFAFGAQYVAETSTQLSFIGPTDLDFGRFFVLWAFIILAATSNAVNLTDGLDGLAAGTGAAIFGAYTVIAFWIFRNEAQYSVEAALHAQALAIAAAAATGAALGFLWWNAPPARIFMGDTGSLAIGGMLAALAVMTETELLLILLGGLFVVETASVILQVASFRLTGRRIFRMAPLHHHFELMGWQEVTVIVRFWIIAGLSVAFGLGVFYADYLTRPGAIG